One Drosophila willistoni isolate 14030-0811.24 chromosome 2R unlocalized genomic scaffold, UCI_dwil_1.1 Seg167, whole genome shotgun sequence DNA segment encodes these proteins:
- the LOC6643805 gene encoding estradiol 17-beta-dehydrogenase 11 codes for MVKNNNNLMADLKTPANGLNGHSPLPNGNGVLANGQNGDAACPPTSWRDTLWNTWDAFADVAWFIICCIAYIFQDLYYIVFGYPEKELNTDIALITGGGNGLGRLLAERLGKMGTKVIIWDINKKGIAETVEIVEEAGGYCKGYVVDISKKEEVYKAADVIREEVGDVTLLINNAGVVSGLHLLETPDHLIERSFNVNVMAHFWTAKAFLPKMIENERGHIATIASLAGHVGISKLVDYCASKFAAVGFDEALRLELEVLGHTNIQTTCICPFFIQATGMFDDVNARWVPTLNPNDVADRVISAIKKNEKLAVIPGFLKFVLSFKWTFPWGCVGGLLRRLVPDASPHGLPSSITTARTAQSNGNAKLKSSPTPISADIAALDVQLSNVTLPAKPPSMLIQRTPSLGERVL; via the exons ATGGTAAAGAACAATAACAATCTAATGGCCGATTTGAAAACTCCTGCAAATGGCCTCAATGGCCATAGTCCTTTGCCCAATGGCAATGGAGTGCTGGCCAATGGCCAGAACGGAGATGCTGCATGTCCTCCAACCAGCTGGCGCGACACTCTATGGAATACTTGGGATGCCTTTGCCGATGTGGCCTGGTTCATAATCTGCTGCATTGCCTACATATTCCAG GATCTCTACTATATAGTCTTTGGTTATCCTGAAAAAGAACTCAACACAGACATTGCCCTAATCACAGGTGGAGGCAATGGCCTGGGTCGTTTGCTGGCCGAAAGATTGGGCAAAATGGGAACCAAAGTCATCATTTGGGACATCAATAAGAAGG gcATAGCGGAAACAGTGGAAATTGTGGAAGAGGCTGGCGGCTACTGCAAGGGCTATGTGGTAGATATATCGAAAAAGGAAGAAGTCTACAAAGCAGCCGATGTCATCAGAGAAGAAGTTGGTGAT GTCACCTTGCTGATTAACAACGCTGGTGTCGTTTCTGGCCTGCATCTTTTGGAAACGCCTGACCATCTGATTGAACGTTCATTCAATGTGAATGTTATGGCACACTTTTGG ACCGCAAAAGCGTTTTTGCCCAAAATGATTGAGAATGAACGAGGACACATTGCCACAATTGCCTCTCTGGCCGGCCATGTTGGCATTAGCAAATTGGTCGATTATTGTGCCAGTAAATTTGCTGCA GTTGGCTTCGATGAGGCTTTAAGGTTGGAGCTGGAAGTCCTTGGccatacaaacatacaaaccACCTGCATTTGTCCATTCTTTATACAAGCAACCGGCATGTTTGACGATGTGAATGCCAG ATGGGTGCCCACACTGAATCCAAATGATGTGGCCGATCGTGTCATTTCTGCCATTAAAAAGAACGAAAAACTTGCTGTGATACCCGGtttcttgaaatttgttttgtcCTTCAAGTG GACCTTCCCCTGGGGTTGTGTGGGAGGTTTGTTGCGTCGCCTGGTGCCTGATGCCTCGCCACACGGTTTGCCTAGCTCCATTACCACTGCCCGCACAGCCCAAAGCAACGGCAATGCCAAGTTAAAGTCGAGCCCCACCCCCATCTCCGCCGATATAGCCGCCCTTGATGTTCAGTTGAGCAACGTCACATTGCCGGCCAAGCCACCCTCGATGCTGATCCAGCGTACACCCTCATTGGGGGAACGTGTGCTATGA